Proteins from a single region of Bacteroidota bacterium:
- the accB gene encoding acetyl-CoA carboxylase biotin carboxyl carrier protein: MKITEIQDLIKFVAKSGVSEVELQTKDIKIIIKTKNGSVKYAETQVIQATLPSITTPVSHIAAQPAQPVATSSTQPAAEKKSVTSADDSKYVTIKSPMIGTFYRSPSPDKPPFVNVGDEVTVGKPVCIIEAMKLFNEIESDVKGKIVKILVNDSTPVEYDQPLFLVDPN, translated from the coding sequence ATGAAAATAACTGAAATCCAGGATCTGATAAAGTTTGTTGCTAAATCGGGTGTTAGTGAAGTGGAGCTTCAAACCAAAGACATAAAGATCATTATCAAAACAAAGAACGGCAGCGTTAAATATGCTGAAACTCAGGTTATACAGGCTACTCTTCCTTCAATAACTACACCTGTTTCGCATATTGCCGCTCAACCGGCACAACCTGTTGCCACATCTTCAACCCAGCCGGCGGCAGAGAAAAAATCTGTAACATCAGCAGATGATTCGAAATATGTAACCATTAAATCACCAATGATCGGTACTTTTTATCGGTCTCCGAGCCCTGATAAGCCCCCCTTTGTTAATGTGGGAGATGAAGTGACTGTCGGTAAGCCCGTTTGTATTATTGAAGCTATGAAGTTATTCAATGAGATTGAAAGTGATGTAAAAGGGAAGATTGTAAAAATACTGGTGAATGATTCTACTCCTGTGGAGTATGATCAGCCATTGTTTTTGGTGGATCCCAATTAA
- the accC gene encoding acetyl-CoA carboxylase biotin carboxylase subunit translates to MFKKILIANRGEIALRVIRTCREMGIQTIAVYSTADKESLHVKFADEAVCIGPPLSKDSYLNMPNIISAAEITNADAIHPGYGFLSENAKFSKICKEHDVKFIGASPEMIESMGDKASAKSTMIKAGVPCIPGSEGLLIDLEDAKKVAKKIGYPVIMKATAGGGGKGMRIVWEDSELEKAWTTARQEAAASFGNDGMYMEKYIEEPRHIEIQIVGDQYGKACHLSERDCSIQRRHQKLVEETPSPFMTKELRDAMGEAAIKAAMAVNYEGVGTVEFLVDKHRNFYFMEMNTRIQVEHPITEEVINYDLIREQILVAAGVPISGKNYYPQLHAIECRINAEDPFNNFRPCPGKITTLHTPGGHGVRVDSHIYAGYTIPPNYDSMIAKLITVAQTREEALAKMHRALSEFVIEGIQTTIPFHLRLMKNEDFIKGNYTTKFMESFDLKK, encoded by the coding sequence ATGTTTAAAAAAATATTGATTGCCAACCGTGGTGAAATTGCCTTGCGTGTGATACGTACCTGCAGAGAAATGGGAATACAGACCATTGCTGTGTATTCAACTGCCGACAAGGAAAGCTTACACGTTAAATTTGCCGATGAAGCTGTTTGTATCGGACCTCCTTTGAGCAAAGACTCCTATTTGAATATGCCGAACATTATTTCGGCAGCTGAAATTACAAATGCAGATGCGATTCATCCCGGTTATGGATTTTTATCCGAGAATGCGAAGTTTTCAAAAATATGCAAGGAGCACGATGTGAAATTTATCGGCGCCTCTCCCGAAATGATCGAATCCATGGGCGATAAGGCTTCCGCCAAATCAACCATGATAAAAGCAGGTGTGCCTTGTATTCCAGGATCAGAAGGGTTACTTATTGACCTGGAAGATGCAAAAAAGGTTGCTAAAAAGATCGGATATCCTGTTATTATGAAAGCTACTGCAGGGGGCGGAGGTAAAGGAATGCGTATAGTTTGGGAAGATTCGGAACTTGAAAAAGCATGGACCACAGCCCGTCAGGAAGCTGCCGCTTCTTTCGGCAACGATGGAATGTATATGGAGAAATACATTGAAGAACCCCGGCATATTGAAATACAAATTGTAGGCGATCAGTACGGGAAGGCATGTCATTTAAGTGAGCGTGATTGCTCAATTCAGCGCAGGCACCAGAAATTGGTGGAAGAAACCCCTTCTCCTTTTATGACCAAGGAATTGCGTGATGCTATGGGCGAAGCTGCTATAAAAGCCGCTATGGCTGTGAATTACGAAGGTGTTGGAACGGTTGAATTTTTGGTGGACAAGCACCGGAATTTCTATTTCATGGAAATGAATACCCGTATCCAGGTTGAACACCCGATCACCGAAGAAGTAATTAACTACGACCTGATCCGCGAGCAAATATTGGTAGCCGCCGGGGTCCCAATCTCCGGAAAAAATTATTATCCGCAATTACATGCCATCGAATGCCGTATAAATGCGGAAGACCCATTCAACAATTTCAGGCCTTGTCCCGGAAAAATCACTACGCTTCATACACCAGGTGGCCATGGTGTTCGTGTAGATTCACATATTTACGCAGGTTATACTATCCCTCCGAATTACGATTCAATGATCGCTAAGTTGATCACTGTTGCCCAAACCCGCGAGGAGGCTCTCGCAAAAATGCACCGCGCGCTCAGTGAGTTTGTTATTGAAGGGATTCAAACAACAATCCCGTTCCATTTACGATTGATGAAGAATGAGGATTTCATTAAGGGAAATTACACAACTAAGTTTATGGAGTCGTTTGATCTGAAGAAGTGA